Proteins encoded in a region of the Cytophagia bacterium CHB2 genome:
- a CDS encoding NmrA/HSCARG family protein, whose amino-acid sequence MAEKKIIAVVGATGAQGGSLVRAILSEPNSGFTARAITREASSDKAKELAKLGAEVVAADIDDAESMNRAFAGAYGAFCVTFFWAHLSPEKELAQAQIMAQAAKHAGLQHVIWSTLEDTRNWVPLDDNRMPTLHGKYKVPHYDAKGEANQFFTALGLPVTILNTSFYWDNFIHFGMGPKTGPDGKLAITMPMGDKKLPGIAAEDIGKCAFGIFKKGREYIGKTVGIAGEHLTGAQMAAALTKALGREVRYNDVPPEVYRSFGFPGADDVGNMFQFKRDFNHDYCRARNLEASRALNPALLTFEKWLAQNKSRIAID is encoded by the coding sequence ATGGCAGAAAAAAAGATCATTGCAGTCGTGGGCGCAACCGGCGCACAAGGCGGCAGCCTGGTTCGCGCCATTTTGAGCGAACCGAATAGCGGTTTCACCGCGCGCGCCATTACCAGAGAAGCCAGTTCGGACAAAGCGAAAGAGCTGGCCAAGCTAGGCGCCGAGGTTGTTGCCGCCGACATTGACGACGCCGAGAGCATGAATCGCGCGTTTGCCGGAGCGTATGGCGCGTTTTGCGTAACGTTTTTCTGGGCGCATCTTTCTCCGGAAAAAGAACTGGCTCAGGCGCAAATCATGGCCCAAGCCGCAAAACATGCCGGTCTGCAACACGTCATTTGGTCTACGCTCGAAGATACACGCAACTGGGTTCCGCTCGACGACAATCGCATGCCCACCCTGCACGGCAAGTACAAAGTCCCACACTACGACGCCAAGGGCGAGGCCAATCAATTCTTTACAGCGCTCGGTCTGCCGGTGACGATACTGAATACCTCATTTTATTGGGACAATTTTATCCACTTTGGCATGGGGCCGAAAACTGGCCCGGACGGCAAGCTGGCAATCACGATGCCCATGGGCGACAAAAAGCTGCCGGGCATTGCCGCCGAAGATATTGGCAAATGCGCCTTTGGCATTTTCAAGAAGGGCCGCGAGTATATTGGCAAGACGGTCGGCATTGCCGGCGAGCATTTGACCGGCGCGCAGATGGCGGCCGCATTGACGAAGGCCCTGGGCCGGGAGGTGCGCTACAACGACGTGCCGCCGGAAGTGTACCGCAGTTTCGGCTTCCCCGGCGCCGATGATGTTGGCAATATGTTCCAGTTCAAACGCGACTTCAATCACGACTACTGCCGCGCGCGTAATCTCGAGGCCTCCCGCGCGCTCAATCCGGCATTACTAACTTTCGAGAAATGGCTGGCGCAAAACAAAAGCCGCATTGCGATTGACTAA